The following coding sequences are from one Macaca mulatta isolate MMU2019108-1 chromosome 7, T2T-MMU8v2.0, whole genome shotgun sequence window:
- the LOC114679448 gene encoding uncharacterized protein LOC114679448 isoform X7, translated as MAEERVAMSSSNSSSLHAPQSWYQELEVALDSSSATINQLNENVESLKQQKKQVEHQLEERIGELEQAPSAVSMQQQEEDRNSENKSAPQLEQQVKELQEKKLSEVKEMEMKEDIWTLRRRRCLSPCQASWRTWRAGRPWPGSTRGDAAMRPGFMVSVGMVEGENSRCQVVAGNNNNEMARRRLQHKIAIS; from the exons ATGGCTGAGGAGAGAGTTGCGATG tcctcctccaactcctcctcTCTGCATGCGCCTCAGAGCTGGTACCAAGAACTGGAAGTAGCCCTGGACTCAAGCTCCGCAACAATCAATCAACTCAATGAAAACGTAGAATCATTG AAACAACAGAAGAAACAAGTGGAACATCAGCTGGaagaa CGTATTGGAGAGTTGGAGCAGGCTCCCTCTGCTGTCTCCATGCAGCAGCAGGAAGAGGACAGG AACAGTGAGAACAAGAGCGCACCGCAGTTGGAGCAGCAAGTAAAGGAGCTGCAGGAGAAGAAGCTGAGCGAGGTGAAGGAGATG GAGATGAAGGAGGACATCTGGacactgaggaggaggaggtgccTCAGCCCATGTCAAGCATCCTGGAGGACCTGGAGAGCCGGGAGGCCATG GCCAGGATCGACAAGAGGAGATGCTGCCATGAGACCAGGCTTCATGGTGTCAGTGGGAATGGTGGAAGGCGAGAACAGCAGATGCCAGGTGGTGGcaggaaacaacaacaacgagATGGCCCGCAGAAGGCTGCAACACAAAATCGCAATTTCCTAG